The following proteins are encoded in a genomic region of Cryptomeria japonica chromosome 11, Sugi_1.0, whole genome shotgun sequence:
- the LOC131038181 gene encoding E3 ubiquitin-protein ligase PUB23-like translates to MDQEAEVPSYFVCSISMQIMRDPVTVCTGVTYERESIEKWIYKLRKNTCPATMQVLHNRQLTPNHTLRRLIQQWSIANSSMGVPRITPPDDPLDTKHLNGLLRDIEACPSPPFLLKALKRLRALADKNDTNKRCIASSKAPAALISIIESQSAEADETGCCCDVAVACEEALRILHSLHLPDEALDPLVTPRCLASLGSILKRGTSNSRLYAAMLLQKASMKSVEQFVMNGNDDLMEGLLELVTEEVCQKATVAALQVLTAMAINSQRSRMKAVEAGAVSILIESLPEQTAERKSSCERMLCLLDVLCRCSEGRVAMADHAMGIPAISKKMLRVSQSATEKAVGILWSLCRFCPSERILKEMLEVGTVIKLLMLLQADCTPKTKWKATEMLRLHEKGETPAPQLKEDLCALSLFATFDKAQDCI, encoded by the exons ATGGATCAGGAGGCCGAAGTCCCCTCGTATTTTGTGTGTTCAATATCCATGCAAATCATGCGGGATCCTGTAACCGTCTGCACGGGCGTCACCTACGAAAGGGAGAGCATTGAGAAATGGATATATAAGTTGCGGAAGAACACTTGCCCCGCAACAATGCAAGTCCTCCACAACCGGCAGCTCACACCCAACCACACCCTCCGCCGCCTCATTCAGCAGTGGAGCATCGCCAACTCCTCCATGGGCGTCCCACGCATCACGCCACCCGACGATCCCCTCGATACCAAACACCTCAACGGATTGCTGCGAGACATCGAAGCCTGCCCATCGCCGCCCTTTCTTTTGAAGGCCTTGAAAAGACTGAGGGCACTGGCAGACAAGAACGACACCAACAAACGGTGCATCGCTTCATCGAAAGCACCGGCTGCCTTGATTTCCATCATTGAAAGCCAATCCGCAGAAGCCGACGAAACCGGATGCTGCTGCGATGTCGCGGTTGCATGCGAAGAAGCCTTGCGGATTCTCCATTCTCTTCACTTGCCGGACGAGGCCTTAGATCCGCTTGTCACCCCCAGATGCCTGGCTTCGCTTGGTTCTATTCTTAAGAGGGGCACCTCCAACTCTCGCCTTTATGCCGCCATGCTCTTACAGAAAGCGTCAATGAAAAGCGTAGAACAATTTGTAATGAACGGCAACGATGATTTAATGGAAGGGCTGCTAGAGCTGGTGACGGAGGAGGTGTGTCAGAAAGCTACAGTGGCCGCCCTGCAAGTGCTAACCGCAATGGCTATCAACAGCCAGCGGAGCAGAATGAAAGCTGTCGAGGCAGGGGCAGTCTCCATCTTGATCGAATCGCTTCCCGAGCAGACGGCGGAGAGGAAGAGCAGCTGCGAGAGAATGTTATGTCTTCTCGACGTGTTATGCAGATGCTCCGAAGGAAGGGTTGCAATGGCCGATCACGCCATGGGCATCCCTGCGATCTCTAAGAAAATGTTGCGAGTATCACAATCGGCAACTGAGAAAGCTGTAGGGATCCTTTGGTCGCTTTGCCGATTCTGTCCGTCAGAGCGTATTTTAAAGGAGATGTTGGAGGTCGGCACCGTGATAAAGTTGTTGATGCTCCTGCAGGCCGACTGCACGCCCAAAACAAAGTGGAAGGCAACGGAGATGCTGAGACTGCATG AAAAAGGAGAAACCCCCGCACCTCAATTGAAGGAGGATCTTTGCGCTTTAAGCTTATTCGCAACCTTTGATAAAGCGCAAGATTGTATCTGA